From a single Ochotona princeps isolate mOchPri1 chromosome 12, mOchPri1.hap1, whole genome shotgun sequence genomic region:
- the DIS3 gene encoding exosome complex exonuclease RRP44 isoform X2 — MRGVRRGARGAGAGAAAPGPGQQPLPAAALPAARHQRAAAPDCKCLEAGDPGFCGLQLATPRQLIDVLEDPVIRNVIVLQTVLQEVRNRSAPVYKRIRDVTSNQEKHFYTFTNEHHRETYVEQEQGENANDRNDRAIRVAAKWYNEHLKKLSADNQLQVIFITNDRKNKEKAVEEGIPAFTCEEYIKSLTANPELVDRLACLSDEGNEIESGKIIFSEHLPLSKLQQGIKSGLYLQGTFRASRENYLEATVWIHGDTEENKEIILQGLKHLNRAVHEDVVAVELLPKSQWVAPSSVVLHDEGQNEDDMEKEEERERMLKTAVSEKMLKPTGRVVGIIKRNWRPYCGMLSKSDIKESRRHLFTPADKRIPRIRIETRQASTLEGRRIIVAIDGWPRNSRYPNGHFVKNLGDVGEKETETEVLLLEHDVPHQPFSQAVLSFLPKMPWSITEKDMKHREDLRHLCVCSVDPPGCTDIDDALHCRELGNGNLEVGVHIADVSHFIRPGNALDQESARRGTTVYLCEKRIDMVPELLSSNLCSLRCDVDRLAFSCIWEMNHNAEILKTKFTKSVINSKASLTYAEAQMRIDSATMNDDITTSLRGLNKLAKILKRRRIENGALTLSSPEVRFHMDSETHDPIDLQTKELKETNSMVEEFMLLANISVAKKIHEEFSEHALLRKHPAPPPSNYEILVKAAKSKNLEINTDTAKSLADSLDRAESSVFPYLNTLLRILATRCMMQAVYFCSGMDNDFHHYGLASPIYTHFTSPIRRYADIIVHRLLAVAIGADCTYPELTDKHKLADICKNLNFRHKMAQYAQRASVAFHTQLFFKSKGIVSEEAYILFVRKNAIVVLIPKYGLEGTVFFEEKDKPKPRLVYDDEIPSLKVEDTVFHVFDKVKVRIMLDASNLQHQKIRMALVEPQIPGVSVPMDISNVDCEPGRKKRKLEK, encoded by the exons ATGCGCGGCGTGCGGCGCGGCGCACGAGGGGCCGGTGCTGGAGCCGCGGCCCCGGGACCCGGCCAGCAGCCTCTGCCCGCAGCCGCACTACCTGCTGCCCGACACCAACGTGCTGCTGCACCAG ATTGTAAGTGCTTGGAGGCCGGGGACCCGGGCTTCTGTGGCCTCCAGCTTGCGACCCCCAGGCAGCTT ATTGATGTCCTGGAGGACCCGGTCATCCGCAACGTGATTGTGCTGCAAACGGTCCTGCAAGAAGTGAGGAATCGGAGTGCCCCGGTGTATAAGCGAATCCGAGATGTGACCAGTAACCAAGAGAAGCACTTCTATACCTTTACGAACGAGCACCACAG AGAAACCTACGTAGAGCAAGAGCAGGGAGAGAATGCAAATGACAGGAATGACAGAGCGATTCGAGTTGCAGCAAAATGGTACAACGAACACTTAAAGAAATTGTCAGCCGACAATCAGCTACAAGTTATCTTTATAACCAATGACaggaagaacaaagagaaagctgtagaGGAAGGGATACCAGCTTTCACTT GTGAAGAATATATAAAAAGCTTAACTGCTAACCCTGAGCTCGTAGACCGTCTTGCTTGTCTGTCCGATGAAGGG AATGAAATAGAAAGtgggaaaataatattttctgaaCATCTTCCGTTAAGTAAGCTACAACAAGGTATAAAATCTGGGCTTTACCTCCAAGGAACATTTAGAGCCAGCAGGGAGAATTACTTAGAAGCTACAGTGTGGATTCATGGAGACACTGAAGAAAATAAAGAG ATAATCTTGCAAGGACTTAAACATTTAAACCGAGCTGTTCATGAAGACGTTGTGGCTGTGGAGCTTTTGCCCAAGAGCCAGTGGGTGGCGCCGTCCTCTGTGGTTTTACATGATGAAGGTCAGAATGAAGATGatatggagaaagaagaggagagagaacgcATG cTTAAGACTGCTGTCAGTGAAAAAATGTTAAAGCCTACAGGTAGAGTTGTAGGAATAATAAAAAGGAATTGGAGACCGTATTGTGGTATGCTTTCCAAGTCTGACATTAAGGAG TCAAGAAGACATCTCTTTACCCCTGCTGATAAGAGAATCCCTCGCATTCGGATAGAAACCAGACAGGCGTCTACATTAGAAGGACGAAGAATTATTGTTGCTATTGATGGGTGGCCTAGAAATTCCAGATATCCAAAT GGACACTTCGTAAAAAACTTAGGAGATGTTGGCGAGAAAGAGACTGAAACAGAAGTCCTGCTGCTTGAACATGACGTGCCCCATCAGCCCTTCTCCCAGGCTGTGCTCAGCTTCCTGCCCAAAATGCCTTGGAGCATCACTGAAAAG GACATGAAGCACCGGGAAGACCTGcggcacctgtgtgtgtgcagcgTGGACCCCCCAGGCTGCACGGACATCGACGACGCCCTGCACTGCCGAGAACTGGGAAATGGAAACCTGGAG GTAGGGGTTCACATTGCCGATGTTAGCCATTTTATTAGACCAGGAAATGCGTTAGATCAAGAATCTGCCAGAAGAGGAACAACTGTATACCTTTGTGAAAAG AGAATCGACATGGTTCCAGAGTTGCTTAGCTCCAACTTATGTTCCCTGAGATGTGACGTTGACAG GCTGGCGTTTTCAtgtatctgggaaatgaaccataatgccgaaatcttaaaaacaaagtttaCCAAAAGTGTCATTAATTCAAAG GCTTCTCTTACATATGCCGAGGCGCAGATGAGAATTGATTCAGCAACCATGAATGATGATATTACCACTAGTCTTCGTGGACTGAACAAACTAGCTAAAATCCTGAAAAGAAGAAGAATCGAAAATGG GGCTTTGACTCTTTCTTCTCCAGAAGTTCGATTCCACATGGACAGTGAAACTCACGATCCTATAGATCTACAGACCAAGGAGCTCAA aGAAACAAATTCCATGGTGGAGGAATTTATGTTACTTGCCAATATCTCTGTcgcaaaaaaaattcatgaagaatTTTCTGAACATGCTCTTCTTCGGAAGcatcctgccccacccccatcgaATTATGAAATCCTTGTTAAGGCAGCTAAATCCAAG AATTTGGAAATCAACACCGATACGGCCAAATCTTTGGCTGACTCTTTGGACCGGGCTGAGTCTTCTGTCTTCCCCTATCTAAACACCCTGCTAAGAATATTGGCCACTCGCTGCATGATGCAAGCTGTGTATTTCTGTTCTGGAATGGATAATGATTTTCATCACTATGGCTTAGCATCTCCAATATATACACATTTCACTTCTCCTATCCGAAG ATACGCAGACATCATTGTCCATCGGCTGTTGGCCGTGGCTATTGGAGCTGACTGTACGTACCCAGAGCTGACAGACAAACACAAGCTTGCAGATATCTGTAAAAATCTGAATTTCCGGCACAAAATGGCTCAGTATGCCCAGCGTGCATCAGTGGCTTTTCATACCCAG ttatttttcaaaagcaaaggaataGTAAGTGAAGAAGCCTATATTCTGTTTGTAAGAAAGAATGCCATCGTGGTGTTAATTCCAAAGTATGGTTTAGAAGGTACAGTGTTTTTTGAAGAAAAGGATAAACCAAAGCCACGGCTTGTTTATGACGATGAG aTACCTTCACTCAAAGTAGAAGATACAGTGTTCCATGTATTTGATAAAGTTAAAGTGAGAATCATGTTAGATGCATCAAATCTTCAACATCAGAAAATCCGAATGGCCCTGGTAGAGCCTCAG ATACCAGGAGTCAGCGTTCCCATGGATATTTCAAATGTGGACTGTGAAccagggagaaagaagaggaagcttGAAAAATAG